In the Salvia miltiorrhiza cultivar Shanhuang (shh) chromosome 8, IMPLAD_Smil_shh, whole genome shotgun sequence genome, GTGTCTGATAGATGGCTAGGGTCACAGACTGTTCTCCCCATTTCTTTCAGGCACCTCATTTTGCCTGAGAAATATCCTCCTCCAACTGAGTTGCTTGATTTGCAACCCCTACCCGTTACAGCATTGAGGAATCCAGCGTATGAATCGCTATATCAACAGTTCAAGCATTTCAATCCTGTTCAAACCCAGGTCTTCACTGTCCTGTATAACTCAGATGACAATGTCTTGGTTGCTGCACCGACTGGTAGTGGGAAGACCATATGTGCTGAGTTTGCTATTTTGAGAAATCATCAAAAGGGACCTGAAAGTACCATGAGGGCTGTCTATATTGCTCCTATTGAAGCTCTCGCAAAGGAAAGGTATCAGGATTGGAAGAAGAAATTTGGAGAGGGTCTTGGAATGAAGGTAGTTGAATTAACTGGGGAGACTGCAACAGACTTGAAACTTCTCGAGAAAGGTCAAATAATCATAAGCACTCCTGAGAAATGGGATGCTTTATCTCGCCGATGGAAACAAAGGAAGCATGTTCAGCAGGTTAGTGTGTTCATTATTGATGAACTTCATTTGATTGGAGGTCAAGGTGGGCCTATCCTGGAGGTCATAGTCTCTAGGATGAGGTACATTGCTAGTCAGCTGGAGAACAAGATTCGTATTGTTGCCCTGTCAAGTTCTCTTGCAAATGCCAAGGATTTGGGAGAATGGATTGGCGCTACATCCCACGGTCTTTTCAATTTCCCTCCTGGTGTTAGGCCTGTACCTTTGGAAATTCACATCCAAGGTGTTGACATTGCTAATTTTGAAGCAAGGATGCAAGCCATGACAAAACCTACATACACAGCAATTGTGCAGCATGCTAAGAACGGTAAACCTGCCATTGTATTTGTTCCTACCAGGAAGCATGCCCGTATGACTGCGGTGGACTTGATGACTTATTCAAGTGTGGATAGTGAACAAAAACCCTTGTTCTTATTACAGTCTTCAGAAGAGTTGGCTCCCTTTGTTGCCAACATAAAGGAACCTATGTTGAAGGAGACTATTCAGTTTGGTGTGGGTTATTTGCATGAAGGCCTAAGCAGTACAGATCAGGATATAGTAAAGACATTGTTTGAAACAGGTTGCATTCAAGTCTGTGTGATGAGCAGTACAATGTGTTGGGGAGTCCCACTGTCTGCTCATCTGGTAGTGGTTATGGGAACACAGTACTATGATGGCAGAGAAAATGCTCATAGTGATTATCCAGTCACTGATTTACTGCAGATGATGGGTCATGCCAGTCGACCGCTAGTAGACAATTCTGGAAAATGCGTCATCCTCTGTCATGCCCCACGCAAAGAATATTACAAGAAATTCCTCTATGAAGCTTTCCCGGTTGAAAGCCATTTGCATCATTATCTGCATGATAATCTAAATGCCGAGGTGGTGGTTGGGGTCATCCAAAACAAGCAGGATGCCGTGGACTACCTGACTTGGACATTTATCTATAGAAGGCTGACTCAGAACCCAAACTATTACAATCTTCAAGGTGTCAGTCACAGGCATCTCTCAGATCACCTGTCCGAGCTCGTGGAGAGCACCATCAGTGATCTAGAAGCGAGTAAATGTGTTGAAGTTGAGGATGACTATTTACTGGCCCCTGCAAATCTTGGCCTGATTGCTTCTTATTACTATATTAGTTACACAACAATTGAGCGCTTCAGTTCCTCTCTGACTTCTAAAACAAAGATGAAGGGTCTCTTGGAAATCTTGGCTTCAGCCTCAGAGTACGAGCAGCTTCCAATAAGACCTGGAGAAGAAGAGTTGATAAGAAGGTTAATACATCATCAGCGCTTCTCCTTTGAAAATCCCAAGTACACGGATCCAAATGTCAAAGCAAATGCTCTACTGCAAGCTCATTTCTCCAGGCAGACAATTGGTGGAGATTTGTCTTCTGACCAGCAGGAGGTGCTTATCTATGCAAGCAGGCTTCTTCAGGCCATGGTTGATGTAATTTCGAGCAATGGCTGGCTCAGCCTGGCCCTTCTTGCCATGGAAGTAAGTCAGATGGTAACTCAGGGAATGTGGGAGCGCGATTCAATGCTCCTCCAACTTCCTCACTTCACCAAGGAATTGGCTAAGAGGTGCCAGGAAAATCCTGGGAAAAATATTGAGACAATCTTCGATCTGCTGGAaatggaggatgatgaaagGCGGGAGCTATTGAAAATCTCCGATACACAGTTGATGGACATTGCTCGGTTTTGTAATCGCTTTCCCAACATTGATCTGACCTATGATGTGCTGAACAGTGAGAATGTCACAAGTGGGGAGAAAGTTTATGTACAAGTCAGCCTCGAACGTGATCTTGAAGGAAGAACAGAGGTTGGACCTGTTGACGCCCCCAGATATCCTAAATCGAAAGAAGAGGGCTGGTGGCTGGTGGTTGGTGATACCAAAACCAATCAGTTGCTTGCTATCAAAAGGGTCACTTTCCAGAGGAAGTCCAGGGTGAAACTCGACTTTGATGCTCCTACAGAACCCGGAAAAAAGACATACACACTATATTATATGTGTGATTCTTATCTAGGTTGTGATCAAGAGTATAGCTTCACTGTGGACGTCAAGGAAGCAGGAACACTGGAAGAGGATAGTTAGATGATGGTTCCCTGCCAGCCTAACCTGCTTGACAATGCGTCATCCTGTAAGTCCTCAGAAAGctatctgattttttttttcgttttattACCTTGTTGCATATACACTTCTGGTCAGTAATATCTAATTTGAAAATCTGCATTATCTTATTAATTGCTCCGTAATGGTGCTGAATATTTTGAAAAGATTATAACATTGAACATCCTTGGATGAAAATTCTCTGTAACTTGTACGTTGACCAATCCTATTCATGCTGCTTATAAAAAGTCAAAATCCAAGACGAGTTTCATATGTTTCTTAGTGAGTATGATAGTCATTCAACGTGTTCTACATTACACATTAACGGAATATCAACATCTCTTGATTCTTTGTTATGTTCTGCAGACTTCATTGTGGTGCATATCGTACTGTGGCTAGCTGTTGGAACTCCCGGACACTTACTGCGTCTAGCTTCTGCAGTTTTTCGTTGGTTCGAACTCGTATAAGCAAACATCTATTTATCCCTGTGTTCTGTAACAACTACCGGTCTGCTCGCAATTTTTGGCTTTGCCATGAGAATGTTACTCCTGTTGTAATTTGGTTGGTATTTTCTATTATATTCTGCTTTTGAATGTTGGTTGGCATGGGGGAACAAATTTGACATTTGTTGATGAAATCCAACATGAAGGTAACAAAGTTAAAATTACTTATAGTTGTATAATTATGAAACTTGGTATGAATCTAACGTGAAAAAACAGGTTACATCATTATTATATGGCATCGGTTAAGTCATATGGACATTTAAGGCTTTCATCTTAACTTCAATCTGGAGGTAATTGATAATGAGAAAAATTTTGGGATAGCCAAAACGAACGCAAATTATTCAGTGCGGCGGGTCGACCCGCTCCAAACCCGTGCTCCGCTCAAAGAAGAGTTCAATTACACCAATGTTCATCAGGTTAATGCAGTGCAATTCTCGAGTTTCTGTCGAATTTTGGCTGATTGTTTTAGTTTAAGGTGTTCCAGGTACTACTGATTTCTGTATTTGTGTGCGTCACTAGTTCAATTTCGAGAACTCACAATGCGGCTGGTAATTTATATCTGAATGTGTAGGAATTGGTCAATAAATGGTTAAATAAATAGCTAGCCATTTGATGTATGAATATGTCTTCGGAAATTTATTCTGATTCATATATTGATATGTTTGGCTTCTTTCAATAATTCATGCTCACGCTTGTTAGTTTCTTATTGTGCAAAGCTAAACAAGGATCATCTACTTTCATGAATAGATTTCAGTAAAACTGACTATCGTTGAGCATGGCTGGCAATTGAGTTTTGAGGGATTTTGAATACTCGTAGAGCACAACTTCCGATCCAATTATGTTACATTTCTgtatttatagaaaataaatcTATTCAGAAAAGCTTTCAGATGATGCTATTCAGTGTGTTTAAATCTTCTTATTGCTGTTGATAGATTTGTAAGAACGGTAATTTTGACCAAGGCACCATTGAAAGCTGATGTTAGAAAGTTAGATTATTCTTTACATTTAGGGTGTTTTTCTGATCTTATCCTGTGAATGTACAGGTCCCCAAAGTCCTAAAGATTGTGGTGAACTGTGGAATTGGAGAGGCTGCCCAAAATGCGAAGGGTTTGGATGCAGCTATGAATGATTTGGCACTTATTACTGGGCAAAGGCCAATCAAGACAAGAGCAAAGAAGGCCATTGCCACATTTAAGATTAGAGAAGGACAACCCCTTGGGATCGCTTGCACCTAAGAGGCAGTGTAAGATATTATTCCCATTGCATCACTTTCTCTCCTCGAGTGTTTGTTTGTACGCCATAAAAGTTATAAGAGAGTGACATGTTATATCATACTGATTTATAGTGTTATTGGTATTCCAAGTGAAACTGACTAACCTAGTGGCAAACAGAGGTACTAGTTAAAAAAACAAGGGTTGTGGAGTTTGAGGTGCTTGTGCACCTGGTTATCGTTTACTTTTACACGAAATATGAAGATATATGGCATAATAAATGATGATAAAAGGTACAATATATCTGTCTAGTCCAACCGACCTTGTTTGCTCCTACTGAATGTAGAATGCATGTTAGAAACTAAACACTTAGTGCTCCAATTAGGGTTGTCACAGGAAAAGGCACGAGTGGTTATGAAAATAAATGTCACATTCTTGCCTTTATTCGGGGCATCATGGATCTATTGTGGTATGTCTTGGAACAATGGCAATTAAAGGACCGAAGTTCTTGGATCCTTAGCTACCTGGACCGCAGCCATTCTTAGGAGTGAGTACTTATAAGTTCTAGGACGATGACAACCACCTGTGGTAATCGGTGTCACCACCTGGATAATTGCCTTTGTGTGTCTTGTTGCCTATGATATTTCACCTGTTGTAAAGCTATGAAAGAAATACCACATTTGAGCTAACCATCGACTCTCCCCTTTAACTTCATTTGTTTTCGGCAGGTGATGTACTCTTTTCTTGATCGGCTCATCAACTTGGGATTTCCTAGGACGCGTGATTTTCAAGGGGTGAGCGGCAATAGCTTTGATGGAAATGACAACTACAGCATTGGCTTCCGCGAGCGGACTGTGTTCCCAGAGCTCAGTTTCGACCTACTTGGCAAGCCGAGGGGAATGGATGTTTGCATTGGGACAAAGAAGCTCACAGATTGCTGGCTCTCATGGGAATGCCTTTTAGAGAAGGTGCTGGTGGCGGCGGTGCTCCAACCATAATGCGCAAGAAGAAGCTCAAGGCTCATCACTTTGACTCGAAATTGAAAGCAAGGTCAAAGCAGAAGACCAAGAAGAGATAAGAACTCTTCTCTTGTTCTCGAACGTTTTTGTATTTATGTTGGAAGCGATGATGATTTTGAGTTTCTGGTTGGAAATTCATGTTATTGTTTTTTGTTCTTGTGAAGTCAACTGATTCTTGATATTTCCAAATTATATTCTGATGTGGTTTAGTTAATGGAGTACtagtttgatttttgatttaCGAGTAGATTAATCAAATTCATGATATGTATTTTGTATCTTAACAGAGAAAAAAGTATATACGAGAGTTTATCAATATATTATTCCGATCATTTTATTAATGTAATCAGTTACTACATTTTATATAACTTTTGAACTTTGAAGGTTTAATAATAACTTTCGTTACATTCTTTTAAAGAAacacaaaatatttatattatagaatgatatttttttaattgatgttgCAGAATGATATTAATATCTGTATCATCTAATGAAAAAAATGCCTAGTAGATCGTTATATGCCGATTTAAAATTAAGCAAAAATACATGACTAATAATCGTGTTTGATTGGGTGGAATACTGAATAAATTTCATTAGAATTAAAATGTATGCTAAGAAACATACCAAAAAGTACCAAGGAACTAAAGAATAATCTACATTGTACTCCCCCGTCCACAAAGAACGTGTGGTGGAGTGGAGGGCACAGATTTTAAAGAAAAAGTTGGTAGATGTGATTTTAGTATTAAAGAATAGTATTGGGTCcaccaaattgtaaaaataaatgatgTGTATTTTGTAACTATTGAGTGTGAATGGGGTTTCAAGTATAAAGAAGGTttttaaaaaggaaaacacaccatctttatggacggacgaaaatagtaaATACTCACTCTTTGTGGGCGGAGGAGTATTAAAAAGCTAAGATTTCAATTTagaattgatttcaaaattgagtgacaatgttatattcttctttttattttctttttctttatctttttttttaatttatttatttctagaaatgtaaaattaaataaattataaaatatttaatatacatatcaaattaaagatcacaataagagctttaatttgatatattatatgtaaatatttgatttaaaatataaaagttatattatttaaagattaaaattaaaaaaaatatctgtgctcttttatttttttaaataaatttatttttcaattcttttttattcttacttttattttcattttttaataaaactttttttttgaccTTTTatgatatcaatttttattattgtgattttttatataatattcagctcaaatatatttaattaatttttttaaattatatttataaatatattaactgAGTTATcaattttacataaaatattagAAATGTAAAAACATCTATCATGCATTACATTGGGGGTGCAGTGCAAATGGTAGtttatttaaaaagaaatagaaattcgttattttgaattaattatgagACGACAATTTCCTTTTGACAGTAAAGGCCGATGATTATTAAGATAACGGCGGCTGGCCGCCATTAAACAACGGAACTAAAAGCTCTAATTACGCAGAGCTTAGACTGCAGATTAAGCCTTAATCACCCAATCCACATATTTGCCTTCAAAATCTTCTCGCTTAATTACTATCCGAAGTTTATATTGGCTATACACATTTATACATGCGATAGCAATTATGATTGCGTGTGCAGTGGCGATCATCCCAATGTCTAGAACCTCGTTTATCCGAGCAGAGCAACCGCTCGCTCCAGATCTCGCCGCCGACAATACAACcggcagaggcggcggcgccaccTCTCGCCGCCGAGACATCGTCTTCATCGTTAATCCTCGAGGTCTCTTTCGGTTTTTCTATGCTCCCGGTTGAATTTGCGATGCACACACGTAAACACGAACGCTGCTGCGGATTGCGTTGAGTTGTTGGATTCGTTGGTTTATAACTGTTGCAGAGGAATCTGCGTGTGCTGAAATCTAGTTTTGTTTGAGTTTTCTTTTCCTAGTGAGAATTTAGTGTTTTCTGCTTAATGCGAACTAAACTGTGGTCTGAAATGGTTGCAATTGGAGCAGGAGCTAATGGAAGGACCGGCAAGGAGTGGAAGAAGCTGTTGCCTTACCTGAGGTCTCGCCTTGATTCTGAttgcaatgtgagtaaacggtTTGTTCGAATATTGGCATAATTTGATTTTTGTGTGCTGTTGGAGGACTATTTGGTAATTTTAATCTGGAGATTGAACGTTGCAGTTACAATCAATCAGTCAGTTCTATAAATTCAAGACTAATTTTGCTGCTGTCAATTGAAATCACTTCCTTGCAGAAGTTGGTGTTTTGTAGGATTCTATGCTTATGTGCTTGACCTTTGATGTACTCGTGAAACTTGGAATCTATATAGTTAATTGAGCTGTTCCGCTAGCTGATTTCTGTTCCAAACATAGTGCATATGATATTTTCGCCATATTTTGATAAACATATCTTGTTGCAGTCTGACTTGGCTTATTTTGTTGCTGCCCTTAATCAAGAAATTTGCTGTTTCCACTGTCCAATATATCTTCTTAATTCTTCTTCGTttacttttgtcatttttttgaTACTATGGTCAGATATGCGAATCTTTGACTTCTGGTCCTTGCCATGCCATTGATATTACAAGAGAGGTGAGAAAATTTAACTATTATATTTGACTGACTGCATTGGACACAAAGTATGAGGTTTGAGTCATATTCTGTGGTCAGGCCATCCGTGAGGGTGCTGATGCAGTGATTGCAGTAGGAGGTGATGGAACCCTTCATGAGGTGTGTTTTAGTACTTTACCCTGAAACTAGTTCCTCTTTCACATTAGCTTCAATAAGTATATATCCTGTGAGTTATAAGAGGTTCATTGCAATAACCCAATTAATCTAATAACTGCAGGTGGTTAATGGCTTCTTCTGGGGTGGGAAACCAGTTTCTGATCACGACCAATCTGGCCATACAACTGCTCTTGGTGTAAGTGATAATCATTGTCTTGTAAATGCAGCATAATTTGTTCCTTATCAGATAAGTTGAATTCATATTTTTGTTTACCTTAAATTGTGTGTTATGGCACGATGGAAAATGATTGTATTCATTTTCCTATCTACAGCTTATTCCGTTGGGAACTGGATCTGACTTTGCCAGAACATTCGGCTGGTCAGTTCAATCTCCTGATTCTGGTTTTCCTAGCGGAGGTTTCCATCGGTTATAATTCACTTAGCCCCCCTTGAATACTAATGTGATTCCATTCTCTTTGTTTTCATCAGGAAAAATGATCCTCATGAAGCCATTGAACGCATTTCTAGAGGTAATCTAGCTAATAGTTACTCATTTTTCACCTTGTTCAGATTTTGTAATGGAATGCAACCCTATCAAGTTAAGTGCTTTTATGTTATCTTCTCATGTCATTTTCAGGGATAAGATCTCGCATTGATGTTGGCGTCATCGCTGGAGAAAGTGCAGAGTTGCACTATTTCATAAATGTTGCTGATGTTCATTTGTAAGCGTAACTTTGTTGGCAATGCTTGAATTCATTTGTAAGCATAAATTTGTTGGCAATGCTTTAAACTGTGTCCTTGTATTTGGGTTCTTTACCTTTGGTTATGGTAACCTCGCAGGAGCGCTAAGGCTGGTTATTATGCATCAAGATACAAGAAGTTTGGAAATTTCTGTTATGTTATAGGTGCTTTGCAAGCATTTTTTGGCCATCACAATCAGGATCTTAGAataaaggttttttttttttttttgtttaaattgtTCAATTTATCTTGCTCTGTTTATCAACTTTTCCTAATAAAATCTTACACTCTCTGTTAATGTTGCTGCCAAGGTTGATGACGGTGACTGGGAAGTTTATTCCCAGGTAACAGCTCTTTGCATTGGGAATGCCAAATATTTTGGTGGTGGAATGAAGATTACACCAAATGCAGACCCGTCTAGCAGGAATTTTGAGGTGCAAAGAGTCAATGTTTAGCTAGGGTTATAAACAACCCCACCCTGGCAAAATAGGAGTAGTTGGCTTAGATTTGGCTCAAATCAAAATTGTTAAGTTAGCCAATGGCTCAACTTAAACGAGCTCTGGCTTGTAAAGCATATAACCCAGTTCAAGTGCAAGCTGAGCTCTGCTCAAGCTAGGGCTCACCTATAGGCTTGCAAGACGAGCAAGTTTGCAAGCTAATGAGCCAAATACTATTGGACTCGAACTCTGCTTGTTAATTAGCTGAGACTGAGGCAGAACCCCAACAAGATGCAAtactataataaattaaaataaagaaaaggaaGTCACAACAATAATTTTACGGCCCCAAACTTGTTTTCTTTCAGGTGGTGGTTCTTCAGGACTTCAAATGGTATGATTTCATCCTCAAAATGCACAAGCTATACAACGGTACACACTTGTCTGTGAAAAACGTATCTTCTAGAAGGTAAACTACATGGCAATTATTTTCCCATTCTCATAGTATAATATTTCACTTATTAGATGCAATTGCTAGTTTTGGATCTTCAGCATGTCATGAACCTAGCCATCTCACTTTTTTAATACTGCaactaatttttaattacaaatATTTGAAATTAGTCCGAGCACATCATTGATCCAACATAAATAATCTTGTGTTTCTGAACATAAAGAGTGCCTGCCACTTATGAAGGGGAAACTATGCGACTATATGGTGACCTATATATTGTCTTCTatctcactttttttttttcattgctCATATCTGTTTATACTCTGTCAaatgttcttatttttatgtgaaGTATTCCTCTGTGTTCTCCCAGTGCACGTACAATTGAAGTCGAGGAGAT is a window encoding:
- the LOC130999026 gene encoding sphingoid long-chain bases kinase 2, mitochondrial, whose product is MIACAVAIIPMSRTSFIRAEQPLAPDLAADNTTGRGGGATSRRRDIVFIVNPRGANGRTGKEWKKLLPYLRSRLDSDCNICESLTSGPCHAIDITREAIREGADAVIAVGGDGTLHEVVNGFFWGGKPVSDHDQSGHTTALGLIPLGTGSDFARTFGWKNDPHEAIERISRGIRSRIDVGVIAGESAELHYFINVADVHLSAKAGYYASRYKKFGNFCYVIGALQAFFGHHNQDLRIKVDDGDWEVYSQVTALCIGNAKYFGGGMKITPNADPSSRNFEVVVLQDFKWYDFILKMHKLYNGTHLSVKNVSSRSARTIEVEEIASRHSIFVQSDGEYLGFLPRKFSILPGVIEMIC